In Palaemon carinicauda isolate YSFRI2023 chromosome 21, ASM3689809v2, whole genome shotgun sequence, the following proteins share a genomic window:
- the LOC137614736 gene encoding uncharacterized protein yields the protein MALLVKLSILLSISSLGLAGLARGVAEVNNDYPGMCWVSSKGKAFAPGSSWPLEDGRCGRVDCVESEGKLNLLFVTCGRGTIGIGTGNPCHEVARTAASYPECCPVKVCVPPEMFHQIVRKNGYEIIS from the exons ATGGCGCTTCTTGTGAAACTCTCCATCTTACTGAGCATTTCTTCCCTGGGATTGGCTGGTTTGGCTCGTGGAGTTGCAGAAGTTAACAACG actACCCCGGGATGTGTTGGGTGAGCAGCAAGGGCAAGGCCTTTGCCCCCGGATCCAGCTGGCCGTTGGAAGATGGACGCTGTGGAAGAGTGGATTGTGTGGAGTCCGAAGGGAAACTCAATTTGCTGTTTGTCAC ATGTGGAAGAGGAACCATTGGCATTGGCACTGGTAATCCATGCCATGAAGTGGCACGTACAGCTGCTTCTTACCCGGAGTGTTGCCCTGTGAAAGTGTGTGTACCACCGGAGATGTTTCATCAGATCGTGAGGAAAAATGGTT ATGAAATCATATCTTAA
- the LOC137614737 gene encoding U-scoloptoxin(16)-Er13a-like — MGVLLKTALLLALVGVALGALQRGVAETHPDHPGKCWDKGTNQAYSDGQSWPALGQCAQYTCYAEGGEMLFELETCGSVQAGTGCRLEFNAGVYPACCPSISCS, encoded by the exons ATGGGCGTCCTTCTGAAGACAGCACTTCTTTTGGCACTGGTGGGCGTCGCCTTAGGGGCTCTTCAAAGGGGCGTAGCAGAGACCCATCCAG ATCATCCAGGAAAATGCTGGGATAAAGGAACTAATCAGGCTTATTCTGACGGCCAGTCCTGGCCAGCATTAGGCCAGTGTGCCCAATATACTTGCTACGCTGAAGGTGGAGAGATGCTCTTCGAGTTGGAAAC CTGCGGCTCTGTACAAGCAGGCACAGGTTGCCGCCTGGAGTTCAACGCTGGTGTCTACCCAGCTTGCTGCCCTTCCATTTCTTGCAGTTAA